The proteins below are encoded in one region of Rickettsiales bacterium:
- a CDS encoding HPr family phosphocarrier protein encodes MIKRKLEIKNKFELRARQASLFVNTANKFFSEIFIQMGSINVSGKSILGIMVLGIHTGSSITISIDGIDEQEAMEELTKFIGVNTNYKLANDNLGCNKDC; translated from the coding sequence ATGATTAAAAGAAAACTAGAGATAAAAAATAAATTTGAATTACGTGCAAGGCAGGCTTCGTTATTTGTAAATACTGCAAATAAATTTTTTTCCGAAATATTCATACAGATGGGAAGTATTAATGTAAGCGGAAAAAGTATATTGGGAATAATGGTTCTAGGAATTCATACAGGGAGTTCTATTACCATTTCCATAGATGGTATAGATGAACAAGAAGCTATGGAAGAGTTGACGAAATTCATAGGTGTTAATACTAATTATAAATTAGCGAATGATAATTTAGGGTGCAATAAAGATTGCTAA